AAAGTCAGCAACAAATTTAGGATTAGTTTTAGTTAAAGACATTTTTTTATCCCTATATTAATTATTTAATTGGTTGAAAATATACAGTCACATTTGACCTTATGTTTTCATTTTAATCGTTTTAAGATTAATTGAGATCCTTTTCGTCAAAAAACTTCAAGAAAAAACTCTTTTCTTAACATAATAGAAAGAACCGAAAACAAATAACCATTAACTATTAACTATTAACTAATTTCAACCAATCCAATAAAATAGAATTAAACTTATCAGGGCATTCATCATGAGGACAATGGCCAGCCTGCTCTAATTCTACTAAAGTAATCTTATGATTTAATTGAGAAAATTGAGCAGCTAAAGAAAAAGGAACCAAACGATCTTGACGACCCCAAACTAATAATATCGGGATTTTTAAACTAGGTAAAACATCCTTAACAGCAGGAGCATAACCAGGCTTTCTCAACCCTTCAAATAACAAACAAAATGTCCTAGCGGCCCCTTCATCTTGGGGAGGAATAGTAATAATATCAACTAATTCATCGGTTACTTTTAATTTATCATAATAAGCTAATCCGATCCAAGGACGAATAATCTCAGGACGACGAATAATCTTAAACAATCCTTTTAATAATAAAGGCGGCGCAAATAATCCCTCAAGCGCATTAACAATAGGGCGCAAAACTTTGGGAATTACTTCCTGTCTTAAAGAAACATCCGGTAAACTTAACATGGCAATACCTGCCACCATTTCAGGATATTTAAACGCTGCCGTTAAACAAACTA
This genomic window from Crocosphaera sp. UHCC 0190 contains:
- a CDS encoding alpha/beta fold hydrolase — translated: MSYQQPWEMRIGRQRHWIWRGWPIRYTFLPSAGGKLKESQPSMIFLHGFGAAIEHWRHNMPILAQDYRVYALDLLGFGGSKKAAADYTVDLWVEQIHDFWQTFIGKPVILVGNSIGSLVCLTAAFKYPEMVAGIAMLSLPDVSLRQEVIPKVLRPIVNALEGLFAPPLLLKGLFKIIRRPEIIRPWIGLAYYDKLKVTDELVDIITIPPQDEGAARTFCLLFEGLRKPGYAPAVKDVLPSLKIPILLVWGRQDRLVPFSLAAQFSQLNHKITLVELEQAGHCPHDECPDKFNSILLDWLKLVNS